In one Bactrocera tryoni isolate S06 chromosome 5, CSIRO_BtryS06_freeze2, whole genome shotgun sequence genomic region, the following are encoded:
- the LOC120777649 gene encoding 3 beta-hydroxysteroid dehydrogenase/Delta 5-->4-isomerase type 2: MTSTAENALEEVVLVTGGSGFIGQHLLKYLLREQKNLGIKEVRSLDIEPFENKIGISHIAALKTFVGDICEPKSSTVQDAFRNVNCVFHCAALVSIEYPPNFKELDRVNVNGTSTVVDLCVQHNVRRLIYTSCASVCLVPFKGYSTFTIVINQTESKANTPTFNAQEPADFDKSFLIPGYSSSKLRAESIVLNSNGTLLSNQRDYLETVAIRPPLTYGEGDEKFVPRVFEYLSSRGYSYPRIAGAGGKQQLVYAGNVAWGHLCAYKTLKATPKAIAGLPVFVTDDTPINDVTRFIQKMALLGGKFKINLTLWYLPHFLFFLLSFLTELFVQLFYPVTKFKLAYSLRAIASFTASVLMLNRLRASIHMDYVPLVEPKVAAQESARWYAQWWEKQRSKNNGKSS; encoded by the exons ATGACGTCAACGGCTGAGAACGCATTGGAGGAAGTGGTTTTAGTCACTGGCGGTAGCGGCTTTATCGGGCAgcatttgttaaaatatcttttgcgcgaacaaaaaaatttgggcATCAAAGAAGTTCGCTCTTTGGATATCGAGccctttgaaaataaaattg GCATTTCTCACATAGCGGCGTTGAAGACCTTTGTCGGAGACATTTGCGAGCCAAAGTCCAGCACTGTGCAGGATGCCTTCAGGAATGTAAATTGTGTTTTCCACTGTGCCGCTTTAGTCAGCATTGAGTATCCACCAAATTTCAAGGAGTTGGATCGTGTCAACGTGAACGGAACCAGCACAGTGGTAGACTTATGTGTGCAGCATAATGTGAGAAGGCTGATATACACCAGCTGTGCATCGGTGTGTCTGGTGCCCTTTAAAGGCTACAGCACATTCACCATAGTCATAAATCAAACTGAGTCAAAGGCCAATACGCCCACTTTTAATGCGCAGGAACCCGCTGATTTCGACAAATCCTTCCTGATACCTGGCTATTCGTCGTCGAAATTGCGCGCTGAATCTATTGTGTTGAACTCGAATGGAACACTGCTTAGTAATCAGCGAG ATTATTTGGAAACTGTGGCCATTCGTCCGCCGCTCACTTATGGCGAAGGCGATGAGAAATTTGTTCCACGTGTTTTCGAGTACCTGTCAAGCCGTGGTTACAGTTATCCCCGCATTGCTGGCGCTGGTGGTAAACAACAGCTCGTCTATGCTG GTAACGTGGCTTGGGGTCATTTGTGTGCCTACAAAACGCTTAAGGCGACTCCAAAAGCAATTGCCGGTCTGCCGGTGTTCGTGACCGATGACACGCCTATCAATGATGTGACCAGATTTATACAGAAAATGGCTTTGCTCGGTGGAAAATTCAAGATCAATTTGACCTTATGGTATCTGCCGCATTTCCTTTTCTTTCTTCTCTCCTTCCTCACCGAACTGTTTGTGCAGTTATTTTATCCTGTAACGAAATTCAAATTGGCGTATTCGCTTCGTGCGATTGCGTCCTTCACAGCGTCGGTGTTGATGCTTAATCGTTTGCGCGCTTCGATACATATGGATTATGTACCGCTAGTTGAGCCAAAGGTTGCTGCCCAAGAAAGTGCGCGCTGGTATGCGCAGTGGTGGGAAAAGCAGCGCTCGAAAAATAATGGGAAATCTAGCTAA